From Lolium perenne isolate Kyuss_39 chromosome 5, Kyuss_2.0, whole genome shotgun sequence, a single genomic window includes:
- the LOC127302180 gene encoding uncharacterized protein, whose amino-acid sequence MAIAGRIALLATLRAVLGEPYVAGATTTPSSISFGLRAPASASARLHLPASCARSAAARSSVAVARAAGANSSYDAAALHYCPSSRACSAAPRSSMTFGHATGGKSTSDAAASLHYPSSCACSAAPRSSMTFGHATGGKSTLGAGGTSRGSRVLRNCSKDAADHGLADATHTDPEYLVLDADEARKIATIVAMFLMIQKAYFLRDKKVSNIIRKSALVALVGLSIWCGFMASKGHEWAVILAGTCEKADKLYKIVTTICAIFK is encoded by the exons ATGGCGATCGCCGGTAGGATCGCGCTGCTTGCGACGCTGCGGGCGGTCCTTGGAGAGCCCTACGTCGCCGGAGCCACGACCACGCCCTCCTCCATCTCCTTCGGCCTCCGCGCCCCCGCCTCCGCATCCGCGCGCCTCCACCTCCCTGCTTCGTGCGCTCGCTCCGCCGCGGCGCGCTCCTCGGTGGCCGTGGctcgcgccgccggggcaaacTCGTCCTACG ATGCTGCCGCGCTACACTACTGCCCCTCTTCCCGCGCTTGCTCCGCCGCGCCGCGCTCCTCGATGACCTTCGGTCACGCAACCGGCGGAAAATCAACCTCAG ATGCTGCCGCGTCACTCCACTACCCCTCTTCCTGCGCTTGCTCCGCCGCGCCGCGCTCCTCGATGACCTTCGGTCACGCAACCGGCGGAAAATCAACCTTGG GTGCTGGTGGTACAAGCAGGGGCAGCCGGGTTCTGCGCAACTGCAGCAAGGATGCGGCCGACCATGGGCTTGCAGATGCTACTCATACTGATCCTG AGTATTTGGTTCTTGATGCCGATGAGGCTCGGAAGATTGCAACAATCGTTGCCATGTTTCTGATGATTCAGAAGGCTTATTTTCTGAGAGATAAGAAAGTTTCCAATATCATCAGAAAGTCTGCCCTGGTAGCACTCGTAGGTTTAAGCATTTGGTGTGGCTTCATGGCGTCAAAGGGTCATGAGTGGGCTGTGATCTTAGCAGGAACTTGTGAAAAGGCCGACAAGCTTTATAAGATAGTCACAACAATCTGTGCCATCTTCAAGTAG